In Acipenser ruthenus chromosome 60, fAciRut3.2 maternal haplotype, whole genome shotgun sequence, a genomic segment contains:
- the LOC131725052 gene encoding cytochrome c oxidase subunit 6B1-like, whose translation MSDAIEEKIKNYRTAPFDARFPNTNQTRNCFQNYLDFHRCNNALSAKGQDVSPCQWYQRVYKSLCPMSWVGKWDDQVADGSFPGRV comes from the exons ATGTCTGACGCAATCGAGGAGAAAATCAAGAACTACCGAACAGCCCCTTTCGATGCTCGATTCCCCAACACCAACCAGACCAGGAACTGCTTCCAGAACTACCTGG atttccatcgTTGTAACAATGCACTCTCTGCTAAGGGCCAGGACGTTTCTCCATGCCAGTGGTACCAGCGTGTCTATAAGAGCCTGTGTCCTATGAGCTGG GTGGGGAAATGGGATGACCAAGTTGCGGACGGGAGCTTTCCTGGCAGAGTGTGA
- the LOC117410187 gene encoding isochorismatase domain-containing protein 2, whose protein sequence is MSRGRLSPQGTILLLCDLQEKFRPHIVHFGDIVSNAARLLQASRILGVPAIVSEQYPRGLGPTVPELGAQGVPTFSKTSFSMLTPEIEAALGGGGAGGGARSVLLCGIEAQACITCTALDLLDKGLEVHLIADAVSSRSQTERLLSLSRLRQSGVFLNTVEGVILQLVQDAAHPKFKQLQKLLTHPSPDTGLLSLF, encoded by the exons ATGTCTCGTGGACGTCTGTCTCCTCAGGGGACAATCCTCCTGCTCTGTGACCTGCAGGAGAAATTCCGTCCACATATCGTCCACTTTGGGGACATTGTGTCCAATGCAGCCAGACTCCTACAG GCCTCTCGTATTCTAGGGGTCCCTGCTATTGTCTCAGAGCAGTACCCCAGGGGCCTGGGCCCCACGGTTCCTGAGTTGGGGGCGCAGGGGGTCCCCACTTTCTCCAAGACGTCGTTCTCAATGCTGACCCCCGAGATCGAGGCTGCGCTGGGAGGAGGTGGGGCCGGGGGCGGAGCTAGGTCTGTGCTGCTCTGCGGGATCGAGGCTCAAGCCTGCATCACG tgcacAGCGCTGGATCTGCTGGACAAGGGGCTGGAAGTGCACCTCATAGCCGACGCTGTGTCTTCAAGGAG tcagaCGGAgcggctcctctctctctctcgtctcagACAGAGCGGGGTGTTCCTCAACACAGTCGAAGGGGTCATTCTGCAGCTGGTGCAGGACGCAGCGCACCCCAAATTCAAACAG ctgCAGAAGCTCCTGACTCACCCCTCTCCAGACACCGGCCTGCTCTCCCTATTCTAG